The genome window CGTCGCCGGAGCGGCGCGAGAGGAAAACGCGGAGACCGGCGTGTCGGCGCCCGACACGCGAATGCGGGAGTCGTGTGCCGTGCCCCCAACCGGAGATTACGGCCGGATAATATAACAGTATTACCGAATTATTTCGGGTGTATTCGCGGAGTCGGACCGAGCCGACGGCGGCCTCGGGGTGCGTCCTCGCGAGTGCGTTCTCACGGGTGCGTCCCCGCGACCCCCCGAGCGGCATCGAAACCATTAGTGTCGCCCGAGCGGAACCGCGGGGCATGAGCGACACAGACGCGGACGAGGGGGACGAGGAGGCTGAAGCGGAGCCGGCCGTCGAACTCGGCGACGGGCCGGACGTGGCCGGCGAGCCGGTCGCCCGCGTCGCGTCGCGGCTCACCTGGCCCGCGACGCGCAGCGACGTCCGCGAACAGGAGGGCGACGCCGAGATCCGAACGCCCGACGGCCCGCAGACGCTCGACGACGTGCTCGCGGAGTCCGAGGTCCCGCTGTTCGAGAGCCGGAGCGACTTCGTCCAAGAAGTCGAGGAGGTCGTCGGCCGCGGCCCGGTCGCGACCGAGTAGGCGTCGAGCGCGACGATTCTATTTATAAACAGCAGCCGAGACGACGAGAGATATTTATAAAACAGCGATCGGCGCGCGCCTCCGAGCGGCCGGAGCGAAGCGGAGGCCGCGAGGAGCACGCGCGAGGGAGTCGCTGGCGCCGGAGCGAAGCGGAGGGGCCAGCGACGAGGCTGGGGAGGTGTGAGGTGCTGTGCGGGGTGGTCGGGTGGGACTCAAAGGGGCAGTCGCCGGCGGCGAAGCCGCCGGCTGCCCGTGGCGCGTAGCGCCACGCTGCCGCGAGGGCGAAGGCGCGCGACGCAAGGACCGCAGGAGCGAGCGAAGCGAGTGACGAGGAGCGTGGTTCGAGAGAGCGAAGCTCTCTCGTCATCCCGAAAATATCCGATTTTCGGGCGACAGCGAGCGCACCGAGCCGTCGCGGCTGGGGCTTTGGAGGTGTTCGTCGCCGATCTGCGGTCAACCGTTTATAAGCGAGCGGCTGGGGCTTTAGTGGTGTCCGCCGTCGATCAGTTAACAGCTATTTATAAACGAGCGCCTGAGGCGTCGGCCGTGTTCACCGTCGACACGCTGACAACTCCTTATAAGTAAACGACCCGCGCACCGAAATCCTACCCGCTCGCCCCGCTGCCGTCCGCTTCACCACGGTCCAGCCACGAGGTCGCGACGGACTCGAACGGCGCGGAGTAGCCCATCAGCGTCGTCCCCAGCACCGCCATCACGAGGACGTAGCCGACCGCGAACGCGTTGATCGTCCCCGCGAGCGCCGGGTCGAACGAGCCGGCGTTCGCGCCGGAGACCGCGACCGTCGCGATGATCAGCGAGAACTCGCCGCGGGTGGTCATCCCGAGGCCGACCCGCGTCGACCGGCGGACGTCGAGGTCGAACGCGCGCCCCGCGAGGTAGCCGGTGACGACCTTCGGCGGCGTGGTCACGACGACGGCGAGCGCGACGAACGCCGCCACGTCCGCGAACAGCGCGGGGTCCGTGACGAGCCCGATCCAGAAGAAGAACACCGCGGCGAACAGGTCCCGGACCGGCTCCAGGATCGTCTCGATCGTGTGGGCCCGATCGGTCGGGGCGAACGCCATCCCGACGAAGAACGCGGCGACCGCCTCGCTGACGCCGAGCGCGAGCGCCGCGCCGGCGACGAACACGACCGCGGCCACCGAGCGCAGCGCCACGAACTCCCGGTTGTCCGTCGCGACGAGCCGGTCGAAGAGCGGCGTGCCGAACCTGACGACCGCGAACAGCCCGGCGATGAACCCGAGCGCGATCCCCACGTCGACCGCGGCCGCGGCGACGTCGCCGCCGCCGAGCACCAGGGCGGACGCGACGGAGAGGTACACCGCGATGAACAGGTCCTCGTACACCAGGGTCCCGAGCATCGGCTCCGCCTCGTCGTTGGCGATCCAGCCGAGGTCGATGAGCGACTTCGTGATCACCGCCGACGAGGAGATGTAGACGATCCCCGCGACCAGGAACGCCGGGAGGAACGCCCCGAAGACGAGCCAGCCGAGGACGAGCCCGACCCCGAAGTTCGCGAGGTCGATCGTGCCCGCCGTCCCGATCGGCCCCCGCCGGGCGAGCAGTCGATCGAGGTTGAACTCCAACCCGAGGAAGAAGAGGAGGAAGACGATCCCCAGCTCCGCCCCGAGCGAGATGAACTCCGTCTCGGGGACGTAGGCGGTCCCGATCGCCGGGAGCGCGAGGCGGCCGAGGACGTACTCCCCGAGCAGCATCCCGGTGACGATGTAGAAGGGGATCACCGACTGCCCGAGGCGGTTCGCGAGCGCGCCGGCGACCGCGACCGCGACGAACATGACGCCGACGTCGAGCAGCGCCACTACCTGTCACCCCCGGGAGAGCGGACCGTAACGCCGAAACAGGCGGCGCCGTACCGGCCGCTCATTCCGTGAGGATCTCCTCGAACGCCTCGCAGTTCTCGCGGGTCCCGACCCCGATCAGGGTGTCGCCCTCGCGGAGGGTGGTCTCGGCGCCCGGACTGTCGAGCACCTCGTCGCCGCGCTGGATCGCGACGACGGCGAGCCCGGTCCGGTTGCCGATGTCGGCGCTCGCCAGCGTCTCGCCGACGAGCGGCGACCCGGGCGGAAGCTCGTACCACTCTAAGAGGACCCCGCCCGGCAGGGTCGTCTCCTGCGTGTCCGGCTCGACCGGCTGGAAGTGCGCCCCCTCGATGATCGAGCCGATCGTCCGCGCGAGGTCGTCGGAGAACTCGAACGCCTTCTCGGAGTCGGCCTCGGGGTCGCTGCGGCGGAACACCTCTCGTTTCCCGGTGTTGTGGATGACGACGATCATCTCTTCGCCGTCGCCTAACTCGATCTCGAACTTCTTCCCGACCCCCGGGAGGTCGGACTCGGTGATCGTCATACGGGCTCCAGCGCGCCCACCGTAATATGTCTGTACGTCGGCTCCCGAGAGCCGCGGGAGGCGACCGTTCAGCAGTCCCGTCCGACGGGCGTCAGCCGCCGCACCAAACGCTAAGTGGGGCGGGACCGAGGGGATTCGTATGTGGCGCTCCCGAGGGAGTCGGGACCGGCGGACGGTGGTGTGCATCGCGTGCGGGGACTCGGTGTTGCGGGAGGACGCGCGCGAGTACGACAAGGAGGGCGACCGCTGGAACCGGCGCGACAAGGAGTTCGAGTACCTCTGTGTCGACTGCGACGACGAGATCTCTCACCAGCCGCGCGACGGCCTCGAATCGCTGATCCTCTCGATCGAGTCGGACGGCCTCACCACCGAGGAGTTCCTCAACCGCTACGCCGACGCGGTCGCGGACGACGCCGACGACCGGACCGGCGAGGGCGGCGCGGGAAGCCGCTCGGACCGCGACCGCTCGGACCGCACGCGCTCCGATCGCGACCGCGACCGATAATTCTACCCGTCGCGGCTCGGTACCGCGACCGTACGCATGTGCGCCCTCCACGTAGCGGCCGCGACCGCTGACTTCCTCTCGACCGTCATCGGCGCCGTCGAATCCCTTCCGATCGCCGTCGGCACCGTCGAATCCGTCCCGACCGTCATCGGCGCCGTCGACCCCGTCACGACCGTCATCGGCGCCGTCGACCCCGTCACGACCGTCATCGGCGTCGGCGCGTTTGTCCTCGGACTCGCGTTCCTCGCGCGCGGCGCGAGCGGCGCCGCCGACGCGGCCCGGGTCCTCCGAACGACGGCGACGAGCCCGGCCGGGCTCGACGGCGCGGAGCGGCGGATACGGGTCACGGGCCGCGCCGCCGCGGTCGACGACGAGACCCTACCGGCGCCGTTCGGCGGCGACCCCGGCCTCTGCGTCGAGTACGACGTCTCCGAGCTCCGCAGTCAGGGGAACGGACAGTCGTGGGTCACGATCGAGGCGGGCGAGGCGGGCGTCCCCTTCCGCGTCGACGACGGCGGGACCGGCGTCCGGGTCGACCCCGGGGCGGCGACCTTCTCGCTCGCCGTCGACGAGAAGGTCAAGATCGACGCCGGCGAGGAGCCGCCCGAGCGCGTCCGGGGGTTCATCGAGGCGGTCGACGAGGTCGACGACACGGAGACGGGCTACGAGGTCGGCCCGCTCACGATCGGCGACGACCCGCGGCGCCGGTACGTCCAGCGGACCCTCCGCCCGGGCGACGAGGTGACCGTCGTCGGCGACACCGAGGCGTTCCCGGACGCGCCCGTCGGCGAGGTGAAATCGCGGCTCGCCGGCGGCTCGCCGTTCGTCGTCTCGGACGCGAGCGCGCGGCGAACCGCGCTCCGGCTTGTCGGCTCGTCGGCGATTCCGATCGCCCTCGGCGCCCTCGCGCTCGGCATCGGGGCCCTGCTGCTGTCGCCGATCCTCACGACGCTCGTCTGAGGCGTCGCGCGCCCGTTCCACCCGCCCGACAGGCCTTTCTAACGGACCCGCGTTGGTGGAGGTATGTCAGACGACGAGCCGAAGCAAGGGTCCGCCGAGGACCAGGGCCCCGTGACGATCACGCCGGCGCTCGCGGACCGACTCGCCGAGAAGCGCGAGGAGCTGTTCGAGGAGTTCGAGATCCGCGACGAGTTCCCGAGCGAGGTCCTCCGCGAGGCGGAGGCCCGGACCGAGGGCGTCTACGAGGAGATCGAAGCCGAGGTCGACGAGCGCGAGGACCTCCGCGACCTCACCACCTGGACCACCGACCCGGTCGACGCGCAGGACTTCGACGACGCGATCTCCATCGAGCGCGAGGAGGGCGCCTACCGCCTGTGGGTCCACATCGCCGACGTGACCCACTACGTCACCCCGGACACCGCGATGTGGGAGGAGGCGGTCGAGCGCGCCAACACCGTCTACCTGCCCGACTACACGATCCACATGCTCCCGCCGGTGCTGGCGGAGACCGTCTGCTCGCTCGTGCCGAACGAGGACCGGCTCGCGCACACCGTCGAAATGGAGATCGACGAGGAGACGCTATCCTTCGAGGACATCGACATCTACAAGTCCGTCATCAACTCCGACGAGCGGCTCACCTACAAGGAGTGCGAGAACCGGCTGGAGGACCCCGACCTGCCACTGAGCGAGGAGAACCAGCTCGCCTTCGAGCTCGCGGACCGAATGCACGAGCAGCGCAAGGAGGACGGCTCGCTCGTCTTGAACCCCCGGCGCGACCGCGCGCACACCATCATCGAGGAGTCGATGCTGAAGGCGAACAAGGCGGTGACGCACACCCTGATGTGGGACCGCGGCGTCGAGGCGATGTACCGCGTCCACCCGCAGCCGACCCCCGACCAGTGGAACGAGGCCTTAAAAGAGATCCAGGAACTCGACGGCGTCTCCATCCCCGGCGACGCGTGGGGCGACGACCCGCGGAAGGCGGTCAACGCCGCCCTCGAAGAGTCGCCGGAGCGCCAGCTCAACAAGATCCAGCGCGCCGTGCTGAAGGTGATGCCCCGGGCGAAGTACATGAACGACCCGTTCGGCGGCCACCACGCGCTCAACTTCGACATCTACGGCCACTTCACCTCGCCCATCCGCCGCCTGTCGGACACGATCAACCACTGGATCGTCCACGAGAACGACGTGCCGGAGACCCTCGTGGAGCTCTGCGACCACGCCAGCGACAAGCAGAAGGACGGCGAGACCGCCGAGCGCCTTTATAAGCAGTTCCTCCAGGAGCAGGGGCTCGACCCGTACGCGGTCAACAACCGCGGCGTCGAGGTCGTCGAGGACCCCGAAGAGGCGAAACACGCCGTCTGAGCGGCCGTCAGCCGACGCTCAGTCCCGTCGCGTCGCGAACCGCGTGACCGCGGTCGCCGACAGCGCGCCGAGCGCCGCGATGACAGCTAAGACGAGGAACAGCTCCCGGGGCCCGGCCCGGGTGAGGACCGTCCCGGCCAGCGTGGAGCCGAGCGCGCCGATCCCGAAGATCCCGACGTACGTGTAGCCGAACGAGAGGCCGCGCGCCTCGCTCGGCGAGTACGCCGCCACCGTCGCCTGCGAGAGCGGCTGGACCGTGAACAGTGCGACGCCGAGCGCGAGCGACACCGCGACGAAGGTGGCGACCGCGCCCGTCGCGGGGATGAAAAGCAGCGCGAGCGCCGACAGGACGCCCATCAGCGCCATCAGCCCCCACTCCGGCGGGACGCGGTCGGCGATCCGGCCGCCGAGGTACTGACCGAACACGCCGACCGTGAGGACCGCGACGTAGAGGTACCGGCCCACGTCGAACTGGTCGGCGTACGGGCTCGACGGGTCGACGAGCCGGACGTCGACGAGGCCGCCGAGCACGTCGCCGAGGAGGTCCGGGAGGAACGTGAGGAACGTCCGGTAGTAGAGCCCGCTGAACGTGACGAACGCGAACACGATCAGGAAGCCGCCGGCGATCAGCAGCCGCGTGTCCGTCGCGATCGACGACAGCGAGACCTCGCCCTTCGCGCCGCCGGACGAGTCGCCGGGCGGGTTCGTCTCGTCGTCCGAGCCGGCACCGTCGGCGGCCGCGGACGAGAGCGCCGCGTCGACGTCGACGGTGACCCCGTACGCGGCGACGGCGACCGCGGGGAGCGCGAGCGCCGCGGTGACCAGCCGCCAGTCGAACGCCAAGAGCAGCAGCGCGGTCGCGAGGGGGCCGAGCGCGATGCCGAGGTTCCCGCCGATCCCGTGGTAGCCGAGCGCGGTCCCGCGCTGGTCGACCGACTTCGAGAGCAGCGACAGCCCCGCGGGGTGATAGACGCTGGCGGTGAGTCCCCACACCGCGATGGCCGCGGCGAGGAC of Halorubrum trapanicum contains these proteins:
- a CDS encoding DUF5789 family protein; translated protein: MSDTDADEGDEEAEAEPAVELGDGPDVAGEPVARVASRLTWPATRSDVREQEGDAEIRTPDGPQTLDDVLAESEVPLFESRSDFVQEVEEVVGRGPVATE
- a CDS encoding cation:proton antiporter, which gives rise to MALLDVGVMFVAVAVAGALANRLGQSVIPFYIVTGMLLGEYVLGRLALPAIGTAYVPETEFISLGAELGIVFLLFFLGLEFNLDRLLARRGPIGTAGTIDLANFGVGLVLGWLVFGAFLPAFLVAGIVYISSSAVITKSLIDLGWIANDEAEPMLGTLVYEDLFIAVYLSVASALVLGGGDVAAAAVDVGIALGFIAGLFAVVRFGTPLFDRLVATDNREFVALRSVAAVVFVAGAALALGVSEAVAAFFVGMAFAPTDRAHTIETILEPVRDLFAAVFFFWIGLVTDPALFADVAAFVALAVVVTTPPKVVTGYLAGRAFDLDVRRSTRVGLGMTTRGEFSLIIATVAVSGANAGSFDPALAGTINAFAVGYVLVMAVLGTTLMGYSAPFESVATSWLDRGEADGSGASG
- a CDS encoding TrkA C-terminal domain-containing protein → MTITESDLPGVGKKFEIELGDGEEMIVVIHNTGKREVFRRSDPEADSEKAFEFSDDLARTIGSIIEGAHFQPVEPDTQETTLPGGVLLEWYELPPGSPLVGETLASADIGNRTGLAVVAIQRGDEVLDSPGAETTLREGDTLIGVGTRENCEAFEEILTE
- a CDS encoding GIDE domain-containing protein translates to MCALHVAAATADFLSTVIGAVESLPIAVGTVESVPTVIGAVDPVTTVIGAVDPVTTVIGVGAFVLGLAFLARGASGAADAARVLRTTATSPAGLDGAERRIRVTGRAAAVDDETLPAPFGGDPGLCVEYDVSELRSQGNGQSWVTIEAGEAGVPFRVDDGGTGVRVDPGAATFSLAVDEKVKIDAGEEPPERVRGFIEAVDEVDDTETGYEVGPLTIGDDPRRRYVQRTLRPGDEVTVVGDTEAFPDAPVGEVKSRLAGGSPFVVSDASARRTALRLVGSSAIPIALGALALGIGALLLSPILTTLV
- a CDS encoding ribonuclease R family protein, with the protein product MSDDEPKQGSAEDQGPVTITPALADRLAEKREELFEEFEIRDEFPSEVLREAEARTEGVYEEIEAEVDEREDLRDLTTWTTDPVDAQDFDDAISIEREEGAYRLWVHIADVTHYVTPDTAMWEEAVERANTVYLPDYTIHMLPPVLAETVCSLVPNEDRLAHTVEMEIDEETLSFEDIDIYKSVINSDERLTYKECENRLEDPDLPLSEENQLAFELADRMHEQRKEDGSLVLNPRRDRAHTIIEESMLKANKAVTHTLMWDRGVEAMYRVHPQPTPDQWNEALKEIQELDGVSIPGDAWGDDPRKAVNAALEESPERQLNKIQRAVLKVMPRAKYMNDPFGGHHALNFDIYGHFTSPIRRLSDTINHWIVHENDVPETLVELCDHASDKQKDGETAERLYKQFLQEQGLDPYAVNNRGVEVVEDPEEAKHAV
- a CDS encoding MFS transporter; the encoded protein is MDAAERRIVKFTAGSHGLVHTYELSIPILLTVWVGEFSTTAAALGVVVTLGYGLFGLGALPGGILVDRFGSKPLILACLAGMGGSFLLVSAAPTLPVLAAAIAVWGLTASVYHPAGLSLLSKSVDQRGTALGYHGIGGNLGIALGPLATALLLLAFDWRLVTAALALPAVAVAAYGVTVDVDAALSSAAADGAGSDDETNPPGDSSGGAKGEVSLSSIATDTRLLIAGGFLIVFAFVTFSGLYYRTFLTFLPDLLGDVLGGLVDVRLVDPSSPYADQFDVGRYLYVAVLTVGVFGQYLGGRIADRVPPEWGLMALMGVLSALALLFIPATGAVATFVAVSLALGVALFTVQPLSQATVAAYSPSEARGLSFGYTYVGIFGIGALGSTLAGTVLTRAGPRELFLVLAVIAALGALSATAVTRFATRRD